One window from the genome of Magnolia sinica isolate HGM2019 chromosome 4, MsV1, whole genome shotgun sequence encodes:
- the LOC131242310 gene encoding haloacid dehalogenase-like hydrolase domain-containing protein At4g39970, giving the protein MASSSSLLLSQHLLLPPSLSHHRFRLFPDLPSTSSQLTLRVPNLHHKLQSRLISSKPLRGKPFSASASSSSSQIPSSPLHALIFDCDGVILESEHLHRTAYNDAFAHFDVRCPPSSSQPLNWGLEFYDVLQNQIGGGKPKMRWYFSENGWPSSSIFGAPPAEDSDRAKLIDMIQDWKTERYKEIIKSGTVEPRPGVLRLMDEAKAAGIKVAVCSAATKSSVILCLENLIGIERFQSLDCFLAGDDVKEKKPDPSIYLTALKKLGVLVKNCLVVEDSVIGLQAATKAGMSCVVTYTSSTANQDFKDAIAVYPDLSNVSLEDLELLLQNVVAAN; this is encoded by the exons ATGGCTTCTtcctcctctctccttctctctcaacaCCTcctcctccctccctctctctcccaccaCAGATTTCGCCTCTTTCCCGATCTTCCCTCAACTTCTTCCCAACTTACCCTTCGTGTCCCAAATCTACACCACAAGCTCCAATCCCGCCTAATTTCTTCAAAACCCCTCCGAGGAAAACCCTTCTCTGCCTCggcatcttcttcctcctcccaAATCCCTTCCTCTCCCTTACACGCCTTAATCTTCGATTGCGATGGCGTAATCCTCGAGTCCGAGCACCTCCACAGGACCGCTTACAACGACGCCTTTGCACATTTCGACGTCAGATGCCCTCCATCATCCTCGCAGCCCCTCAATTGGGGCTTGGAATTCTACGACGTGCTCCAGAATCAAATTGGCGGCGGCAAACCCAAGATGAGATG GTACTTTTCGGAGAACGGGTGgccttcttcttcaatctttGGAGCACCTCCAGCTGAGGATTCGGACCGAGCGAAGCTGATCGACATGATTCAA gattggAAGACGGAAAGGTACAAAGAAATTATCAAATCAGGAACT GTGGAGCCCAGACCCGGAGTTCTAAGATTGATGGATGAGGCCAAGGCTGCA GGAATTAAAGTTGCTGTTTGCTCTGCTGCAACTAAAAGTTCAGTTATACTCTGTCTTGAAAATCTTATAGGGATT GAACGCTTCCAGAGTCTTGATTGCTTTCTTGCAG GTGATGATGTGAAGGAAAAGAAGCCTGATCCATCAATTTATTTAACAGCTTTAAAG AAACTAGGTGTGCTGGTAAAAAATTGTTTGGTGGTTGAGGATAGTGTTATTGGGCTACAG GCAGCAACAAAAGCGGGGATGTCATGTGTTGTAACTTATACATCTTCAACTGCTAACCAG GACTTCAAAGATGCGATTGCAGTCTATCCTGACTTGAGTAATGTGAG CTTGGAGGACCTTGAACTGTTGCTTCAAAATGTTGTGGCTGCCAATTAG